CTGggatggaagaggccacaagccTTTTTATTCCATCAGCTTCTTCCATTTGCCAACTCTGGGCCGTGAGATGCCTGAATCTCCATGAATTTCTTGGGGTTACTGGCTTCTCCTCACCCCATCCCAGCCTTCCTCCTGCGATCCCTTGTCTGGAGGGGCTGTCCTTCCTTTGGGTGGCTGGATGCCCAGTGGGAACCAGGCTGGTGGTGAGGGAGAGTTGGGACATCAGCTCTAGCCGATGCTCAGGGCCCTTTGAGACTGCCCAGTCATCTTGTCTGGCACCAAAGGTCCCCCGCTCCCCATCTCTAGAACTCTCCGCTGGGCCTGTAGGGGTTGCCTGCTGAGTCTGGGTGGGAACAagacctgcccccacccctccctcaccaGGCCCATCTGAGAGTGGCCAGTTGCTTGGGGAGACAACGGGAAACAGACTGATGCTCACTCAGGCAGCCGAGCTCCCCACCGCGTCCCTCCAGCCCTGAAAATCCTACCTCCTTCCGCTCTTGCCCCCAATCCGTGGCCCCCTTGCCCCACCCTTTATAGGGCCCCAGAATGGGTTCCTGCTTCTTCCCAGGGCCCAGCTATTCCCTGGACTCAGGGGCCCAATCCAGGTGAGTGAATAAGCCTCGGAGGCAGCTTCCAGGGGCCAGATAACTTTCCGAAGGCAACAATGTGGGGAGTTGTGTGTGCtcaagagggggtgggggggcctgtAATCAGATCTGGGGCCTTGAGTGCCAGGCCTGGGGCCAGGAGAGGGGACTGGGCGAGGTGCACCTTTCGGGGGAGCATCAGGTGTCCaccagggccagggcagggcagggcagggggaggggtggagaggtgAGGGCACTGGGCCCAGCTCCCCAGAGAGCTGTGGGCAGCAAGGTGGGCAGGTGACATGGCTTCAGGGCAGGCATTTTCCTCTCCGCCATCCCACAGTTCTGCGGTGTGACTTGCGAGAAGTCAGTAagactctctgggcctcagtttcctccttgccAAAAGGGAAGTGTGAAGCCCCACATCATAAAGATgtggcaaaaaaaacaaaacaaaacaaaaaactaacaatGAAGGGAACTGTGCTGAGTAATAAGATTCACTAAATAAGATCTACTGAGGACTCACTGTGTGCTCTGGGCTCCAAAGACGTAAACCCTGATTGGGCTCTCAGGGGGCTGAGAGTGTGCGCAGTGGGGAAATGCTGCATATGAGGAGGTGAAGGGCTGGCCGCCCAGGTTCTGGCAACACCCAGTCTTGGGTCTAGGCCCTGCTCGTTCCTCCCCTGGTGCCTGGCCTGTTTCCACCACCACCTTGGCTTTCCAGGGCCCAGCACTTaggactcccccacccccactgtccTAGGTCTGAGAGCAGTGGCCTCCCCCATCACCCAGAGTGGCTCTGTCACCTCCACACTGTCTTTCCCTCCTCCACTCGGTATCCACTTATTCAAGGCTTCAATGGCCCAGCTGAGGCCAGCCAGGATCCAGGAGACAGTCCAGCCCACAGCTCCTGATATCAGTCCCTCTTCTCATAATTTGGAATGCCCTTGCCCCCTCCTCAGAAGAGTTGAACATCAGATGACTGTCTGATTGGCCTGggattacccccattttacagacgaggaagctGAGGGCCAGGAATAGGAAAAGGAGTGAAGAAACCTTCTTTCCCGAGCACTTACTACATCTCCCTATTTGATATACATGTTCTCTTTTAACgagcttccctcccccatccccaagcCTCTGTTCTCCCTTCCCTTCAGGCCTCAGATCCCCACATCCCCTGCCTGAATACCAGCAGTGTGACCTTTGGCAGGTCGCTCCCCATCTTTGAACCTGAgcattttcatctgtgaaatcaaAATCATAACCTTCAACTCAACGAATCATTTTCTCAGGGCTGTGATGGTTAAAggtggctctggagccagactgcctgggttcgaaTCCAGGCTCCGACCACTCATTTCCTGCATGATCCTGGGTGTTTTTACCTCTCTGTCCCTGTTTCCTCATCAGGGAAATAGGGATGGTGATAGGGACAACCTAGAAGAGATGCTGTGAGGATTTaaagagtaaaaattaaaacGCTCAGAATGGTGCCTAACACTTGCTAAGTGACAGGGAGCCAGGCAGGGCGCCAGATGCCAAACATGGGGGATAAAGCAGTGAGTTTCCCAGACCCGGTTCCTGCCCTCATTCCCTCAGTCTAGTCCCCGGGAAAGGTGTTTATAAACCGTCAAACCCTTGGACAAAAGCTAGGAAGGACGGAACTCCCAGCGGTGAGGTGAGAGGATGCTGTAGTAGGGGAAGTTGGGGAGGGCTCCCCTGAGGAGGTGACCGGAGCAGGGATCTTAGAGGGCCGTTGAGAGGGCTTCATTGTGTCAGGAGTATCATCAGTTCCTGCTGTCGGCTCAGGTATGGGGTTTACTGGCACtgcaggggaaactgaggcctctgAGGCCACTCTTCAGACTTGGAGCTGATCTGTGGCCCCGGGCTCCTGGGCCTCCTCCACAGGGTCCCAGGCTCTGGTCACGGAAACTCCGACGCCCGCTGAGGACTGTCCGAGCGCGGGTGGGGGCGGACGCCTTTCACATCGCGGCCGTGGCGCGCGGCGGGGGCAGTCTGGGGGGAGTCTCAGCCgcgccccgcccgcccgcccgcagAGAGCGTGGGCCAGCCGGAGGAGGCGAGCCCGGaggagcagcagcaggaggcTGGCGCGGAGGAGGCGAGCGGCGGGGAGGAGCGGCCCGAGGacgagggggaggaggaggaggccgcGTACCTGGACGAGCTGCCCGAGCCGCTGCTGCTTCGCGTGCTGGCCGAGCTGCCCGCCGCCGAGCTGGTGCAGGCCTGCCGCCTGGTGTGCCTGCGCTGGAAGGAGCTGGTCGACGGCTCTCCCCTGTGGCTGCTCAAGTGTCAGCAAGAGGGTCTGGTACCCGAGGGCGGCCCCGAGGAAGAGCGCGACCACTGGCAGCAGTTCTACTTCCTGAGCAAGAGGCGGCGCAACCTGCTACGCAACCCGTGCGGGGAAGGTGAGGGGTCGCGCCCCGTCAGCCCGGCCTGGGGAGCTCAGCTTCCCCTTCTGTACCATGGGCAGTAACAAGGCCAGCCTGCTTTGAGGGGTGGATGAGATAAGGCGCTTGgcgcagtgcccagcacagagtagcCCCAGTACAGACTGTAGTATTATCCTCCTGTCCTGCTCCGGGGCGGGGGAAGTCGGGGAGGCGGGCGGGAGTTGTCTCTCTCCCAGATCCTTCCACCCCCCAGGGAGCTGGGGCAAGACAGGCCCCGCGGAGGACCctcctgggagggagagagaagctgGGGACAAACAGGAAGTGCTCACCATTCACGCCCACCATCGTCTGCCCACCGCGACACCATTCAAGGACCACGTTCATCCTCCCCCCCACGATAGGGGCAAGAGCCACCCTGCCACACCCTCGCAGGGGCTGGGTGACCAGCGTGGGGCTGTGGTGTTCCTACAGAGGACTTGGAGGGCTGGTGCGACGTGGAGCACGGTGGGGACGGCTGGAGGGTGGAGGAGCTGCCCGGAGACTGCGGGGTGGAATTCATCCACGACGAGAGTGTCAAGAAGTACTTCGCCTCCTCCTTCGAGTAAGGAGAAGGGGGATGGATGAGAAGGGGGGGGAGGGGACCTCCACTCAGTCCTAACCCCCAGTCTCCCAGGTGGTGTCGCAAAGCGCAGGTCATTGACCTGCAGGCTGAGGGCTACTGGGAGGAGCTGCTGGACACCACTCAGCCGGCCATCGTGGTGAAGGACTGGTGAGCGGCCGTGGGGGAAGGGGAGCGGGGTTGAGGGGCGAACTGGAACCGGCTACTCTGCTTGAGAGACTGCTGCCTCCCTGCTCTAGAGCTTGCAGTCACATGACCATGGGTTTTCAGGAGAAGGTGAAAATCCATCTCCCCTCCTgagttttaaatgttggcaattttttttgtttttgttttttaatatccaCCTGCTGTCCCAACAAAAAGTGTCCCTGTGGGTTGGCTTTGGTCCCAACACTGGGTCTGGCCCATCTGGGGTTTAGTCCTTGggtttgggcaagtcactttctctctccggcctcggtttcctcatctgtaaaatgggaacattgGTATTTCCGGTCAGCAGGGTTAACTCCTGTAGAGGGTTGGGCCCAGAGTACCCGCTCAGCAGGGCTGAAGCCTTCCCCGGgcgcttcctccctccctccctcggcGCAGGTACTCGGGCCGCAGAGACGCCGGCTGCCTGTACGAGCTCACGGTGAAGCTGCTGTCAGAGCACGAGGACGTGCTGGCCGAGTTCAACAGCGGGCAGGTGGCAGTGCCACAAGACAGCGACGACGGTGGCTGGATTGAGGTGAGCTTGGAGGCCCGGGGGCGGTGGGGCCGGGCTCGTGAATAGCCCGCCCACGGCCCGTGTGGGCGGGGCGGTGTTGGACTGGCCGAGAGGCTGCGCTGAGAAATCCAGGGGGCTAGATGAGGGTCAGAGCGCCGgggtggggtggctgggggaAGCCTCGGGACTCCGAGcctgaccctccctcccccttccccctgacTCCCCACCCACAGATCTCCCACACCTTCACCGACTATGGGCCGGGCGTCCGCTTCGTCCGCTTCGAGCACGGCGGACAGGACTGCGTCTACTGGAAGGGCTGGTTCGGGGCCCGGGTGACCAACAGCAGCGTGTGGGTGGAGCCCTGAGtgacccctcctccagcctcccccAGCTGCCTTGGAGGGCCAGAGGCGCGGGGGTAGATAGGGCTTAGTCGGTAGCATCCTGACCTTCCGCACCCGGCGCACTCCTCTCCCGTCCCATGCTCGAAGACCAGCCCCCTCAGAGAGAAAGATGGGTTTTGTTGGTATATATTTGCATCTAGAAAATAAGATGGGTGAGGGCGTGGGCCTACACTGGGCCC
This sequence is a window from Globicephala melas chromosome 1, mGloMel1.2, whole genome shotgun sequence. Protein-coding genes within it:
- the FBXO2 gene encoding F-box only protein 2 → MDGDGDPESVGQPEEASPEEQQQEAGAEEASGGEERPEDEGEEEEAAYLDELPEPLLLRVLAELPAAELVQACRLVCLRWKELVDGSPLWLLKCQQEGLVPEGGPEEERDHWQQFYFLSKRRRNLLRNPCGEEDLEGWCDVEHGGDGWRVEELPGDCGVEFIHDESVKKYFASSFEWCRKAQVIDLQAEGYWEELLDTTQPAIVVKDWYSGRRDAGCLYELTVKLLSEHEDVLAEFNSGQVAVPQDSDDGGWIEISHTFTDYGPGVRFVRFEHGGQDCVYWKGWFGARVTNSSVWVEP